The segment GGGCACGGGCGCGTGGGAGCACCCGGAAGAGACATACCGCTTCGCCGCCGTCCTGCGCCGTCGCAACATCCCGCACCACCTCGACGACTGGGGTGCCCAGGGCGGCCACGACTGGCCGTACTGGCATCACATGATGTGGGAATACGTCGGGAGCAATTTCTGATCTGACGAAGGGGCGTTGTAGTGTCGCCCCTACGCGCGATCGCGGCGACGTTCAGCCACTCTGAAGACCGGGACCTGGCCACCGCCGCTCGTCACGTTCGCGAGGCCTGATGCGCTGAGGCGCGTGAGGAAGCCGGCGACCTTGCCGCGGAAGATGTAGGGTGCGCAGTCGACGAGCATGTCTCGCGTCGTGACGCGGTGCGGGTTCGACTCGACGATCGGGAACGGCTCGCGACGGATCGGAATGCGCTCCTGCACGATCCACGTGCCTGGCGGCGCCGTCAGCGCCGTCTGGAGCGCCCGCTCCCACGCACTCGCATCGGTCTCCCACCCGAGCATCACGCCGTGCCCGCCGAAGTCGTCGGTCGGCTTGAGCACCAGACGATCGCGCCCGTCGCGAGCGAAGGCGACCAGGTCCACGTCGCGTCCGTCGCTCGTGCGCGTGCGCCGCTCGGCCACCACGCGCGTCCACGGCACGTGCGCGCGGATCACGCCCTGCTCCTCGGTGGAGAAGCGCGCCGCGTGCGTCTCGTCGGTGAGCACCGCGAAGAACGACTTCTTGTGCGGGATCTTGCAGCGCAGCGTGTTGGCCATGCACACGAGGCCATCGCGATAGGCCTGCATCAGCACGCGCGTGTCGTCGGGCCGCGCCACGATGTCGTTGACGAGCGCGCGCCGGTACACGATGTCGATCGGCTGGCCCTGCGCCACGAGCCGTCCGCCGGCGATCTCCAGATCGCGTGGGTCGGCCACCACCGTCGGGATGCCGCGACGCGTGAAGTGATCAGCGAGGATC is part of the Acidobacteriota bacterium genome and harbors:
- a CDS encoding circularly permuted type 2 ATP-grasp protein encodes the protein MADPLQTWMALLGEGGELSQGWWEAHAERMHDARLVFGGRLSCPFLRPLFMDAADEARQRIACESIARIGERIIGDAMADEALLAEFGLTDAERALVAIDPGYAYASTASRLDSFLLPDSLMFAEYNAESPAGLGYTEVLAEVFADLPIMARFREHFAAEPYALMDALLAALFASYKDWGGSASPPRILITDFRGVPTWSEFEILADHFTRRGIPTVVADPRDLEIAGGRLVAQGQPIDIVYRRALVNDIVARPDDTRVLMQAYRDGLVCMANTLRCKIPHKKSFFAVLTDETHAARFSTEEQGVIRAHVPWTRVVAERRTRTSDGRDVDLVAFARDGRDRLVLKPTDDFGGHGVMLGWETDASAWERALQTALTAPPGTWIVQERIPIRREPFPIVESNPHRVTTRDMLVDCAPYIFRGKVAGFLTRLSASGLANVTSGGGQVPVFRVAERRRDRA